The DNA window CGATGAAAGGAGTAGACTCATGCTGTACTACGCAGTGATCTTCCTCATCGTGGCCATCGTTGCCGGCGTCCTCGGGTTCGGCGCCATCGCGGGCACGGCGGCTTGGATCGCCAAAGTCTTGTTCGTCGTTTTCCTGATACTGTTTGTGGTTGCACTGGTGCGCGGCAGGGGGCGGGTGTAGTCGCCCGTTGAGGTGGACCTTCACTTCACAA is part of the Verrucomicrobiota bacterium genome and encodes:
- a CDS encoding DUF1328 domain-containing protein translates to MLYYAVIFLIVAIVAGVLGFGAIAGTAAWIAKVLFVVFLILFVVALVRGRGRV